Proteins from one Gimesia maris genomic window:
- a CDS encoding C-terminal binding protein, translating into MSAKYRVLITDRAWPDCEVEKRELARVDAEVIEAPPGADEAKLVECASGVDAIATCWAQVTQAVIDAAPDCKTIARLGIGLDNIDVAYATSLKIPVTNVPDYCIPEVADHAIGLMLASLRNIAFLNQQIKQGIYDLSAAPVPRRVGSLTLGLFGFGLTGQAVAERARAFGMQVIATNSSGNDYGTGTRMVAFEELLEESDVISIHAPLTDATEYQFDAAAFQKMKSTAIIVNTARGALIDFDALKTAVKNEDISGAALDVFDPEPPDLSDPFFQHDRIITTPHAAFISQESLDELRQQAACQVADVLVGKKPSNVVNPAVYE; encoded by the coding sequence GTGTCTGCGAAATATCGTGTGTTAATTACGGATCGTGCGTGGCCTGACTGTGAAGTTGAAAAGCGGGAATTGGCGCGTGTTGATGCGGAAGTCATAGAAGCCCCTCCGGGAGCCGATGAAGCCAAGTTAGTGGAATGTGCCTCGGGCGTCGATGCGATCGCCACCTGCTGGGCCCAGGTCACCCAGGCAGTCATCGACGCGGCACCGGACTGCAAAACGATTGCACGGCTGGGGATCGGGCTGGATAATATTGATGTCGCATATGCCACTTCGCTGAAGATCCCGGTTACGAATGTGCCCGATTACTGCATTCCCGAAGTGGCCGACCATGCGATTGGCCTGATGCTGGCCAGTTTAAGGAACATCGCCTTTCTCAATCAGCAGATCAAACAGGGTATTTATGATCTGTCTGCTGCTCCCGTGCCTCGCCGAGTCGGTTCGTTAACGCTGGGACTGTTTGGATTCGGTCTGACAGGACAGGCAGTCGCCGAACGGGCACGGGCATTTGGTATGCAGGTAATTGCCACAAATTCTTCAGGTAACGACTATGGTACCGGCACCCGCATGGTTGCGTTCGAGGAGTTGCTCGAAGAAAGCGACGTCATTTCGATCCACGCACCACTGACAGATGCGACAGAATATCAGTTCGACGCGGCAGCTTTTCAGAAAATGAAGTCGACGGCGATCATCGTCAATACCGCTCGTGGAGCACTGATCGATTTCGATGCGTTGAAAACAGCGGTGAAAAATGAAGACATTTCGGGAGCGGCGCTGGATGTCTTTGACCCGGAACCCCCTGACCTGTCTGACCCGTTTTTTCAGCATGACCGGATCATTACAACGCCTCATGCTGCGTTTATTTCCCAGGAGTCACTGGACGAACTTCGACAACAGGCAGCTTGTCAGGTGGCAGATGTACTGGTGGGCAAAAAGCCCAGCAATGTGGTAAATCCTGCAGTATATGAATAA